The proteins below are encoded in one region of Streptomyces marianii:
- a CDS encoding FAD/NAD(P)-binding protein, producing MTLAPLPYRVVDRRDETHDTVTLVLEPAGEALSPFAPGQFAMLYAFGVGEVPVSVSRTPDARRLTHTVRAVGAVTRALCGLRTGAWVGVRGPFGTCWDLAAARGHDLLVIAGGIGLAPLRPLIDAVLADAREYGRLNVLAGARSPRELLYQDEFPAWGRPFGAATVDRPDDDWTGRVGVVTTLLGEARFTPADTTAFVCGPEVMMRVTARDLLHRGVRPDRVQVSLERNMRCATGHCGHCQLGPLLLCRDGPVVGYDRAEPLLTVREL from the coding sequence ATGACCCTCGCTCCCCTCCCCTACCGCGTCGTGGACCGCCGGGACGAGACGCACGACACCGTCACGCTCGTCCTGGAGCCGGCCGGAGAGGCTCTGAGCCCTTTCGCCCCGGGCCAGTTCGCGATGCTCTACGCCTTCGGGGTCGGCGAGGTCCCCGTCTCCGTCTCCCGGACCCCCGACGCGCGGCGGTTGACACACACGGTGCGCGCCGTCGGGGCCGTCACCCGTGCGCTGTGCGGCCTGCGGACCGGTGCGTGGGTCGGGGTGCGCGGCCCGTTCGGTACGTGCTGGGACCTGGCGGCCGCCCGCGGCCACGATCTACTCGTCATCGCCGGCGGCATCGGGCTCGCGCCGCTGCGGCCCCTGATCGACGCCGTGCTCGCCGACGCCCGCGAGTACGGACGGCTGAACGTCCTCGCGGGTGCCCGGAGCCCGCGCGAGCTCCTGTACCAGGACGAGTTCCCCGCATGGGGGAGGCCGTTCGGCGCCGCGACGGTCGACCGTCCCGACGACGACTGGACCGGCCGGGTCGGAGTCGTCACCACGCTGCTCGGCGAGGCCCGCTTCACACCGGCGGACACGACCGCCTTCGTCTGCGGCCCGGAGGTCATGATGCGCGTGACCGCCCGCGACCTGCTCCACCGGGGGGTCCGCCCCGACCGCGTCCAGGTCTCCCTCGAACGCAACATGCGCTGCGCCACCGGCCACTGCGGGCACTGCCAGCTCGGTCCCCTGCTGCTCTGCCGCGACGGCCCGGTCGTCGGCTACGACCGGGCCGAACCACTGCTCACCGTACGGGAACTGTGA
- a CDS encoding cyclic nucleotide-binding domain-containing protein gives MTPQTDGPTAEAALTALPAEHRTRLMALAREAAFPGATRIFEEGGEADRFWVIRSGTVALDVHVPGRGQAVVETIGRGALLGWSWLCPPRRWHLGAETRGPVRAWEFDAAAVRGLCSERPELGLALVTVVAETIGDRLRATRTRLLDLYGPPGSPGNGTGP, from the coding sequence GTGACCCCGCAGACGGACGGGCCCACCGCCGAAGCGGCGCTCACGGCCCTGCCCGCCGAGCACCGCACTCGGTTGATGGCACTCGCCCGCGAAGCCGCCTTCCCGGGCGCCACGCGGATCTTCGAGGAGGGCGGGGAGGCGGACCGCTTCTGGGTCATCCGGTCGGGCACCGTGGCGCTCGACGTCCATGTTCCCGGGCGCGGTCAGGCCGTCGTCGAGACCATCGGCAGGGGCGCCCTGCTCGGCTGGTCGTGGCTGTGCCCGCCCCGGCGCTGGCACCTCGGCGCCGAGACCCGGGGCCCCGTGCGGGCCTGGGAGTTCGACGCCGCCGCCGTACGCGGCCTGTGTTCCGAACGCCCCGAGCTGGGGCTGGCGTTGGTCACCGTCGTCGCCGAGACCATCGGGGACCGGCTCAGGGCGACCCGCACCCGGCTGCTCGACCTGTACGGGCCGCCGGGATCGCCGGGGAACGGGACCGGGCCATGA